AAGTATTCGAATGGTAAATTTATTTAAATATTAAATATGCACAAAAACACAAATATTTATAACGCTTATTTACTGTGTGTATTATAGGTGTTTTTACTCTTTTTATGGGATGCGGATAACACAATATTTGAGGTTAACTTTGCGTATTATTAATAATTATGAAGACAAGAAGGTTGCAACAGGACAAGGTTAATATTATTACTTTGGGGTGTAGTAAAAATATGGTTGACAGCGAAGTATTAAGCGGTCAGCTACAGGCAAATGATATTGATGTAGTACATGAAAGCAGCAAAAGAGACCACAATATTGTAATCGTAAATACTTGCGGATTTATAGAAAAAGCGAAAGAAGAAAGTATAAATACTATCCTTGAGCAGGTAGATTTAAAGCGTAGCGGAAAATTAGACAAAGTTTATGTTACCGGTTGCCTCAGTGAACGTTATAAAAATAACCTTGAAGAAGAAATTCCTGAAGTGGATGCTTATTTCGGAACGATGGAACTGCCTTTGATCTTAAAACAATTAGAAGCAGACTATAAAGCAGAATTGGTGGGAGAGCGCTTATTGAGCACGCCACAACATTATGCTTATATGAAGATCAGCGAAGGATGTAACCGTACCTGCAGCTTTTGTGCTATTCCCTTAATGCGTGGGCAACATGTAAGCAAACCCATTGAGTTTTTGGTAGATGAAGCCAAGCGTTTGGTAGATAAAGGTGTAAAGGAAGTTATGTTGATCGCACAGGAATTGACCTATTATGGACTGGATATCTATAAAAAACGGGAATTACCTAAATTATTGCATGCGTTGGCTGATGTAAAAGGTTTGGAATGGATTCGCCTGCATTATGCATATCCGTCAAAATTTCCTATCGAGATCATTGATGCGATGAAGGAAAGGGATAATATTTGTAATTATCTTGATATGCCTTTGCAGCATGCCGCCAACAATGTCTTGAACTTGATGAAGCGCCAGATAACAAGAGAAGAAATGGAAGAGTTGGTGGGAGAAATTCGTCTACGCATCCCCGATATATGTCTTAGAACTACCTTAATTGCCGGTTTTCCGGGAGAAACAAGAGATGATGTGGATGAATTAAAAACATTTTTACAAAAGATGCGTTTTGACAGGGTTGGTATTTTTACATACAGTCACGAAGAAGGGACAAGCGCTTACGATATGAAAGACGACATTCCTGCTGAAGAAAAAGAAGCAAGAGCGCAGGAAATAATGGAAGTGCAGCAGGAGATAAGCTATGAAAAGAACCAGGAAAAAGTTGGTAAGACATTTAAAGTGTTGATCGATAAAAAAGAAGCCGGAAGGTATTTAGGTCGCACTGAGTTTGATAGTGTAGAAGTGGATAACGAAGTGATTATTCAAAGCAAAAAGAAACTGACAATCGGAGAATTTGTAAACGTAAAAATTACAAAAGCTTACGATTATGATATAGAAGGGGAAGTAGTGTAATAGAGCACTTATGACAGCGTTCTATATATTTTGAACAAATTTATAATTCATACGTTTTAGTAAATTCGTCATTAATCATTCGCAATTCGTAAATAAAAAGGATGTCAATTTCCGCTGACTGTATTAAGTATGAGCAAACAGGCTATTTCGGCAAGTTAGTAACCGATTATATCTCCGCCAATGAATCAATACAGCCTTTTTATAATCATCCTGTTTCTATTGATGGAATTAGAACTGCGATTGCCGAAAGAAAGAAATTCAATACAGGCAGAAATCTTTTGGTTACTGAATTAAAAAAGCAATACACTACAGTCGAAACTTCCCAGCAGGTAAATGTCAATATAGATCTACTCTTAAGTGAAAACACATTTACTATTACTACGGCACATCAGCCCAATATTTTTACCGGTCCACTTTATTTTATGTATAAGATATTACATGTAATAAAAATTGCGGCATCCTTACAACAGCAATTACCTCAATATAAATTTGTTCCTGTTTATTACATGGGTAGCGAAGACGCAGACCTGGAAGAACTAAATCATATTTATATCAATGGAGAAAAATATGAATGGAAAACCGATCAAACAGGCGCTGTTGGCAGAATGAAGGTTGATAAAAACCTGTTGAAATTAATAGAACAAATGGAAGGAAGATTATTGGTGTATCCTTTTGGCAAAGAAGTGATCGATATAGTAAGATCGAGTTACAAAGAAGGTACAACCATTGAACAATCAACCTTTACATTGGTAAATAAATTATTTGCCGAATATGGCTTGGTTGTTTTATTGCCGGATAATGCTGCATTAAAAAAAGCATTTATTCCAATTGTTGAAAAGGAGCTGAAAGAAAATTTTTCACATAAATCAGTCGCAGAAACCATCTCAAAATTTCCACACGAATACAAGGTACAAGCGGCAGGAAGAGAGATAAATTTGTTTTACTTAAAAGATGATAAAAGAGAAAGGATAGAAGCTGCCGATCCTAATTTGCAAGCTGAAATAAAAGAACATCCTGAACGGTTTAGTCCAAATGTAATTCTCCGCCCTGTTTTCCAGGAATTGATCTTACCGAATATTTTATTTGTTGGTGGTGGTGGAGAAATCGGCTATTGGCTGGAATTGAAAAAAGTCTTTGAAGCAGCCGGCGTTCCTTACCCGATCCTTACTTTGCGTAATTCTTTTTTATTGATCTGTAAAGAAAGAAGCGAACAGGTAGATAAACTCAAGCTTTCTCTAACAGACTTATTTAAAAGCGAAATAGATCTGTTAAATGAATTGGTAAAAAGAGAAACGTCTATTCAATTATCACTTAGCAAAGAAAAAGAACAGTTAATTAACCTCTATAAAAATTTTCAAAACCTTGCAGGTAAAGCAGATGTTTCTTTAATGCAACATACAGAAGCATTGCAAACAAAAGCATTGAAAAAAATAGATGCTTTGGAAAAGAAAATGCTGAAAGCTGAAAAGAAAAAATTCGAAGCTGAACAACGACATCTTCACAAACTAAAATCACAACTGTTCCCTAATAACAATCTGCAGGAAAGAATCGATAATGGCTTATGCTATTATGCTAAATACGGAAAAGAGTTTATTCAACGTATTTACAACTATTCATTAACCCTAGAACAAGAGTTTACTGTTTTAACGGAAGAATAAAACTATCTTTTTACTTAGCAATAGAGTAATCTTTAGGTAAGCTTTTAATTAATTCAATAAGCCTGGCTTTCACAAATTGTGCATTTTTATCAGTAATAATCATCGTCTCGTCTTCTCCGCCATTATAACCTCCTTTTTTAGCTTCTTTATATACTTGTTGTCGATATGATTTAAATTGTTTATCTCTTTTTGAAAGCCACGCAAGCTGTTCGCTTTTAAGATTTTTCTTTTGAGTACTGTCACACATCGATCGAAGCTTCTTATATCTAACATTCAGCAAACTGTCTATTTGGTAGTAAAATGTTTCTGAACATCTCAACATCCGATCTCCTTGGTCTAAGCAGGACTGGTATTGAGTTTCTAAACTATCAATTGTTTTTATTGTTTGAGAGAATCCGGCCAAATAGGTCAAGCAAAATAAAAAAGTGATCTTTATGATCTTAAGATTTGTCAATTTAAAATTTGCTATTTGTAATTTATTTACATATCATAATCATTCCTAAACCCGGCGCTCTTCGTATTCTTTACGCTTTCCATTACAATGTCATCCAGGTATTCTTTATAAGCTTCCAGTTTGGCAGCAATGGTAGTATCGTGTAAAGCCAAAATCTGTGCAGCCAAAATACCTGCATTTTTTGCATTGTTTAAAGCCACCGTTGCAACCGGCACACCGTAAGGCATTTGTAAAATAGACAAGATGGAATCCCATCCATCGATTGAGTTAGAAGATTTAACGGGAACACCGATAACCGGTAAAACGGTTTGGGCAGCAACCATACCCGGTAAATGTGCGGCACCACCAGCACCGGCAATAATAACTTTCAATCCTCTTGATTTGGCATTTTTTGCGTAATCGGCTAAGCGATCAGGAGTTCGGTGGGCAGACACGATTGTCAATTCGGGTTCAACTTCAAACTGGCGCAGCATTTCAGCAGCGCCTTTCATAATGTCAAGGTCGCTTTCGCTTCCCATTATAATTCCTACAAGTGCAGACATAGATAATTTGTTTTGATATATTCACGTCAAACTTACTAATTAAAATTTATTCTGTTTAGATTCTATTAACAATTCGTTTTCTAAAAGGACCAGCCAGTTTTTAAAAAAACAATCGTCCAATACGCAGTTAAAACATTAATATATTTGCGCATACAATAGAAACAATATGCCCGTCAAAAATCTTTCGATACTTGGTTCCATTTTTTCCGTATTCATTTTGGTATCCTGCCATTCAAAAAAAGATGTAAAGCCAAAAAAAGATGCTCCTGTTATTGTGGACGTATTAATAGCAAAGTCACAAAGCGTTGACAATACTATTGAAGCCAACGGAACAATCATTGCAAATAATTCTGTTCAATTACATCCTGAAGTTGTAGGAAGACTAGTATACTTAAATATTCCTGAAGGTAAGGCTGTAAAAAAAGGAACGGTGTTGGCAAGATTGAATGATGCAGACCTTCAGGCTCAACTTGCCAAATCAAAAGTGCAGTTAGACCTTTACCAAAAAACAGAAGAACGTTTAAAACAATTATTGGATGTAAATGGTGTGAACCAGGCAGACTATGATGCGGCATTGAATAATGTAAATGGTACCAAAGCGGATATTCAATACACACAGGCATTGATCGATAAAACTATTATCAAAGCGCCGTTTGATGGGGTGATTGGGTTAAGACAAGTCAGCATAGGTGCTTATGTTTCTCCTTCTGATGTAATTGCATCCATGCAACAAACAAATGGAATAAGGATTGATTTTACGTTGCCGGAACAATACAGCGATGTTATAAAAATTGGCGGTAAAGTAAATTTAGAAGTAGATGCTGCCAATGAAGCAAAACGTACTGCAACAATCATTGCTATGGAACCACAGATAAATCAAGACTCACGTAATATGACAGTACGTGCAATTGTGCAGGATGGAAAAGGAAATATAGGTTCGTTTGTAAAAGTTTTGGTTGATGTTGGCGCTAATAAAAAAGCAATCTTAGTTCCTACCAATTCAATAATACCGGATGATAAAAACAACCAGGTGATAGTAGTGAAAAATGATAAAGCAAATTTTGTGAACGTACAGATTGGAATACGGCAAGCAAACAATGTAGAAATAGTGAAAGGTATAAATGAAGGAGATACAGTAGTTGTAACAGGCGTATTGTTTGCAAAACCAAAAGCCGCTTTAAAAGTGCGTAAGGCAAAAACATTGGAACAGTTTGCTTCAGAGCAATAATGTCCTTAAATGAGATTTTGAGAAGAATAATTAGAATTTCTTCTTGATTATTGAATAAGAATAAACGGTACAAGTGAGTGACACAACGATGATGAATAGATGCAGAATGCTTGTACAAAAAATAAAAACAAAACACCTCAGCAGTAAATGAATATATCCGAATTATCATTAAAGCGCCCCGTTTTAGCAACGGTAATGAATTTAATGATCATCTTATTTGGTGTTGTTGGTTATACGTTTCTTGCCGTAAGAGATTACCCGGCTATTGACCCGCCCATTATTACCGTTACTACTTCTTATACCGGTGCCAATCCTGATATCATCGAAAGCCAGATCACAGAACCACTGGAAAAGCAGATCAATGGTATTCCGGGTATTCGTACCATCAGTTCTACAAGTTCATTAGGTAGCAGTAATATAACAGTAGAATTCAATCTTGGTGCGGATTTGGAAGCTGCTGCCAGTGATGTACGTGATAAAGTAGGACAAGCGCAACGGGCATTGCCATTAGATATCGATGCACCGCCGGTGGTAACTAAGGCAGATGCCAATAGTGATTTCATTTTGTTGTTGGCAATACAAAGTCGTAGTAAAAGTCTAGCAGATCTAAGTGATTATGCAGATAACGTATTACAACCGCAATTACAAACAATTGATGGAGTAAGTTCTGTAAATGTATTTGGCGATAAAGGGTTATCCATGCGTATTTGGTTAGACCCTGATAAAATGACCGCCTACAACATTGCTTATAATGATATAAGCACGGCGATGACAAATGAAAACGTTGAAATTCCGCCGGGAAAAATCTACGGTAACAATACAGAGCTTACTATTAAAACTTCGGGTAGGCTTACCAGTGAGAAAGACTTTAATGATTTAATTATTAGAGAAGACAGTACCGGTATTGTTCGCTTAAGTGATATAGCAAGAGTTGAGTTAGGTCCGCAAACACCTGAACAAAGTTGGAAATACAATGGCGTGAACGCAGTAGGCTTGGCGATCATTCCTCAACCCGGCGCTAATAATATTGAGATAGCGGATGAGTTCAATCAAAAATTAAAACAGCTTGAAACCGGTAATAAATCTGATATTCAGTTTAACGTGCTCGTTGATAATACCAAATACATTCGTCAATCTTTAGATGAAGTAAAAGAAACATTGCTGATCGCTTTTGGCTTAGTGGTATTGGTAATATTTTTCTTCTTTAGAAACTGGTTGATTGCAATTCGCCCATTAATTGATATTCCTATTTCGTTGGTGGCTACGTTCTTTATAATGTATTTGTTTGGCTTCTCTATAAATATATTAACCTTATTAGGAATTGTGCTGGCAACGGGTTTGGTGGTGGATGACGGTATTGTTGTTACCGAAAATATTTTTAGAAAACTGGAAGATGGATTGCCAATTCGTAAAGCAGCATTGGAAGGAAGTAAAGAAATTTTCTTTGCTGTTATCTCCACTTCAATTACACTGGCAGTAGTGTTCTTACCCGTTATTTTTTTACAAGGTTTCGTAGGTAGACTTTTCCGTGAGTTTGGCGTAGTGTTGGCAGCGGCAGTTTTAATATCAGCATTTGTATCACTAACGATAACGCCTGTACTAAATGTTTATTTAACCAAGAAAGATGCTTCTCATGGATGGTTCTATCAAAAAACAGAACCCTTCTTTCAGGGAATGGAAAATGGGTACAAGCGGTTGTTATCAGCATTCATGAAGATACGTTGGATTGCATGGGTAATTGTACTTGCTTGTTTTGCCATAATTATAATATTGTGGTTTAGTACTCCAAGTGAATTGGCTCCATTAGAAGATAGAAGTACAATCCGCTTCACAGCCACAGCACCTGAAGGAGCCAGCTTTAGCTATACCTCTAACTTAGCAGATCGCATTGGGAATTATTTATACGATTCAGTTCCTGAAAGAGATTTTGTTTTTGTGCGTACGCCTTCGGGTGGTAGCGTAAATACTACAGCTCCGCGTATCGGGCTTATTCCTCCCGATCAACGGAATCGTACACAAGATCAGATAGTAAACGATCTTCAAAAGAAATTGAATCGTTTTAACGATACAAGGATTTTTGCCGTACAGGAACAAACCATTGCTGTAGGTTCCAGCTCTAAAACAGGTTTGCCGGTGCAGTTCGTGTTACAAAATCAAGATCTGAATAAGCTAAAGGATATTATTCCAAAGTTCTTAGATGAAGCAAGAAAGGATAAAACATTTTCTAACGTAGATGTGAATTTAAAATTTACAAAACCTGAATTAGATGTCACATTAGATAGAATGAAAGCCAAAGACCTCGGCTTATCAACCAATGACATCATCTCTGCTATGCAGGC
The Ferruginibacter albus DNA segment above includes these coding regions:
- a CDS encoding lysozyme inhibitor LprI family protein → MTNLKIIKITFLFCLTYLAGFSQTIKTIDSLETQYQSCLDQGDRMLRCSETFYYQIDSLLNVRYKKLRSMCDSTQKKNLKSEQLAWLSKRDKQFKSYRQQVYKEAKKGGYNGGEDETMIITDKNAQFVKARLIELIKSLPKDYSIAK
- the bshC gene encoding bacillithiol biosynthesis cysteine-adding enzyme BshC, with product MSISADCIKYEQTGYFGKLVTDYISANESIQPFYNHPVSIDGIRTAIAERKKFNTGRNLLVTELKKQYTTVETSQQVNVNIDLLLSENTFTITTAHQPNIFTGPLYFMYKILHVIKIAASLQQQLPQYKFVPVYYMGSEDADLEELNHIYINGEKYEWKTDQTGAVGRMKVDKNLLKLIEQMEGRLLVYPFGKEVIDIVRSSYKEGTTIEQSTFTLVNKLFAEYGLVVLLPDNAALKKAFIPIVEKELKENFSHKSVAETISKFPHEYKVQAAGREINLFYLKDDKRERIEAADPNLQAEIKEHPERFSPNVILRPVFQELILPNILFVGGGGEIGYWLELKKVFEAAGVPYPILTLRNSFLLICKERSEQVDKLKLSLTDLFKSEIDLLNELVKRETSIQLSLSKEKEQLINLYKNFQNLAGKADVSLMQHTEALQTKALKKIDALEKKMLKAEKKKFEAEQRHLHKLKSQLFPNNNLQERIDNGLCYYAKYGKEFIQRIYNYSLTLEQEFTVLTEE
- a CDS encoding efflux RND transporter permease subunit, which encodes MNISELSLKRPVLATVMNLMIILFGVVGYTFLAVRDYPAIDPPIITVTTSYTGANPDIIESQITEPLEKQINGIPGIRTISSTSSLGSSNITVEFNLGADLEAAASDVRDKVGQAQRALPLDIDAPPVVTKADANSDFILLLAIQSRSKSLADLSDYADNVLQPQLQTIDGVSSVNVFGDKGLSMRIWLDPDKMTAYNIAYNDISTAMTNENVEIPPGKIYGNNTELTIKTSGRLTSEKDFNDLIIREDSTGIVRLSDIARVELGPQTPEQSWKYNGVNAVGLAIIPQPGANNIEIADEFNQKLKQLETGNKSDIQFNVLVDNTKYIRQSLDEVKETLLIAFGLVVLVIFFFFRNWLIAIRPLIDIPISLVATFFIMYLFGFSINILTLLGIVLATGLVVDDGIVVTENIFRKLEDGLPIRKAALEGSKEIFFAVISTSITLAVVFLPVIFLQGFVGRLFREFGVVLAAAVLISAFVSLTITPVLNVYLTKKDASHGWFYQKTEPFFQGMENGYKRLLSAFMKIRWIAWVIVLACFAIIIILWFSTPSELAPLEDRSTIRFTATAPEGASFSYTSNLADRIGNYLYDSVPERDFVFVRTPSGGSVNTTAPRIGLIPPDQRNRTQDQIVNDLQKKLNRFNDTRIFAVQEQTIAVGSSSKTGLPVQFVLQNQDLNKLKDIIPKFLDEARKDKTFSNVDVNLKFTKPELDVTLDRMKAKDLGLSTNDIISAMQAAFSGGRLSYFIMNGYQYQVIAQVDRKDRNEPDDITKLYVRNNKGINIPLSAIVSMAPNTSPATLYHYNRYKSATISASLAEGKTIGDGIKAMQAIYNKLADASYQSALSGSSRDYAESSSNILFAFGLAIIMIYLVLAAQFESFTDPLIIILTLPLAGAGALLSLTIFGQTLNIFSEIGMIMLIGLATKNGILIVEFANQKREKGMSKLDAVIEASAQRLRPILMTSLATSLGALPIALSLGAASTSRIPLGIVVVCGILFSLILTLFVIPAVYTFIAGKHKVHVTQISE
- the purE gene encoding 5-(carboxyamino)imidazole ribonucleotide mutase, whose protein sequence is MSALVGIIMGSESDLDIMKGAAEMLRQFEVEPELTIVSAHRTPDRLADYAKNAKSRGLKVIIAGAGGAAHLPGMVAAQTVLPVIGVPVKSSNSIDGWDSILSILQMPYGVPVATVALNNAKNAGILAAQILALHDTTIAAKLEAYKEYLDDIVMESVKNTKSAGFRNDYDM
- a CDS encoding efflux RND transporter periplasmic adaptor subunit; protein product: MPVKNLSILGSIFSVFILVSCHSKKDVKPKKDAPVIVDVLIAKSQSVDNTIEANGTIIANNSVQLHPEVVGRLVYLNIPEGKAVKKGTVLARLNDADLQAQLAKSKVQLDLYQKTEERLKQLLDVNGVNQADYDAALNNVNGTKADIQYTQALIDKTIIKAPFDGVIGLRQVSIGAYVSPSDVIASMQQTNGIRIDFTLPEQYSDVIKIGGKVNLEVDAANEAKRTATIIAMEPQINQDSRNMTVRAIVQDGKGNIGSFVKVLVDVGANKKAILVPTNSIIPDDKNNQVIVVKNDKANFVNVQIGIRQANNVEIVKGINEGDTVVVTGVLFAKPKAALKVRKAKTLEQFASEQ
- the rimO gene encoding 30S ribosomal protein S12 methylthiotransferase RimO, whose product is MKTRRLQQDKVNIITLGCSKNMVDSEVLSGQLQANDIDVVHESSKRDHNIVIVNTCGFIEKAKEESINTILEQVDLKRSGKLDKVYVTGCLSERYKNNLEEEIPEVDAYFGTMELPLILKQLEADYKAELVGERLLSTPQHYAYMKISEGCNRTCSFCAIPLMRGQHVSKPIEFLVDEAKRLVDKGVKEVMLIAQELTYYGLDIYKKRELPKLLHALADVKGLEWIRLHYAYPSKFPIEIIDAMKERDNICNYLDMPLQHAANNVLNLMKRQITREEMEELVGEIRLRIPDICLRTTLIAGFPGETRDDVDELKTFLQKMRFDRVGIFTYSHEEGTSAYDMKDDIPAEEKEARAQEIMEVQQEISYEKNQEKVGKTFKVLIDKKEAGRYLGRTEFDSVEVDNEVIIQSKKKLTIGEFVNVKITKAYDYDIEGEVV